In Nicotiana tabacum cultivar K326 chromosome 21, ASM71507v2, whole genome shotgun sequence, one DNA window encodes the following:
- the LOC142175304 gene encoding uncharacterized protein LOC142175304 — translation MAEELKKLTGRVQSVEGGKGDESLNYEDLCIQPDVEQLEGYKPPKFEMFNGTGDPKVHLRTYCNKLAGVGKNEQIRMKLFIRSLIGDALSWYISQNPKKWVNWWVNPKKTCAYHSSMNGHTIEECRMLKDKIQTLIDTKVIPAKEATLNVRNNPLPDHRGKGVNMIETDEEWNHEGSIRHIREGDTPKTSHVILSSIVVQTQAPFEVEVVMPFTVMIAPTPYYKSDIVPWVYVAEGKRKGKAKMEEIGTAQGMTRTDRVYTPDNLGGTSKETASKPPVVETCTDNLWRKVQVMEYPVVDHLNKTPAQISILSLLQNSDAHENALMNVLSEAYVPAGVTSGEMANMFGVLIDGGSSLNIWPLTILKRLGKVLHEIQMGSMNVKAFDGSQRATIGEINLDIQMGPTWFDDEFHVLDISTTYNLLLGRPWIYAVGAVASTLHQSNLEETEAVNSGDSETVKETRISIHLSPSEKEEYVRFLREYEDIFAWSYDDMTGLSTSIVAHKLPTNPMCQPVKQKLSKFKPYMSLKIKEEVIKKIKDKLNHAKCAFEVPAGKMLGFIVSRRGMELDPSKIKAVQDLPLPKNKKGVMSFLGHLNYISRFIAQSTVICEPIFKMLRKDAAKNWTEECEKAFSKIKEYLSQLPVLVPPEPGRPLLLYFSMLDGAFGCVVKGQALADHLAENPVDGEYKPLKTYFPDEEVSLVGKDFAETYDCWRMFFDGAANFKGVAIGVILVSENGQHYLGIDVIGLIKPADSNGHKFILVAIDYFTKLVEVASNKAVTKKVVADFVRDRIVCRFGVPDSIITDNAANLNNDLKKALCETFKIKHQNFTTYRQQMNGVLEAANKNIKKILRKMGDNYKQWHEKLPFSLLGYHTTVRTSTGATPYLLVYGTEVVISAEVDIPSLRIIQEAELSDAE, via the exons ATggcagaagaactcaagaaattgacaggGAGAGTCCAAAGTGTTGAAGGTGGGAAGGGTGATGAAAGTTTAAATTATGAAGACTTGTGTATCCAGCCAGATGTAGAACAgctagagggttacaaacctcccaagtttgagatgtttaatGGCACTGGTGATCCAAAGGTGCATCTAAGAACCTACTGTAACAAGCTTGCAGGAGTGGGTAAGAATGAACAAATTCGCATGAAACTGTTCATACGAAGTCTTATAGGGGACGCAttatcttggtatatcagtcagaaTCCTAAGAAGTGGGtgaattgg TGGGTTAACCCCAAAAAAACCTGTGCCTATCATTCAAGCATGAATGGTCACACCATTGAGGAATGTCGCAtgttgaaggataagattcaaaCACTAATCGACACCAAGGTTATACCGGCAAAGGAAGCCACACTAAATGTCCGTAATAACCCTCTCCCGGATCATAGGGGCAAGGGAGTGAatatgatagaaactgatgaggaaTGGAATCATGAGGGATCCATCAGACATATTCGAGAAGGGGATACTCCTAAAACCTCTCATGTCATCCTCTCGTCGATTGTGGTACAAACCCAAGCACCGTTTGAGGTTGAGGTAGTTATGCCTTTCACTGTGATGATAGCTCCCACACCTTATTATAAGTCTGATATTGTCCCATGGGTTTATGTTGCGGAgggaaaaagaaagggaaaagccaagaTGGAAGAGATAGGTACTGcgcaaggtatgactagaactgACAGAGTTTACACACCTGATAATCttggaggaacaagcaaagaaactgcATCTAAGCCACCTGTTGTTGAGACATGCACTGACAATCTTTGGAGGAAGGTTCAAGTAATGGAATACCCTGTTGTTGATCACCTAAACAAGACTCCTGCCCAGATATCCATTttgtcactattgcaaaattcagacgCACACGAGAATGCCTTGATGAAtgtgttaagtgaagcttatgtacccgccGGTGTCACTAGTGGGGAGATGGCTAACATGTTTGG ggtcctgatagatggaggttcgagcTTGAACATATGGCCGCTGACTATTCTGAAAAGATTAGGTAAAGTCCTACATGAGATACAgatgggaagcatgaatgtgaaagcgtTCGATGGATCTCAGAGAGCCACTATCGGAGAAATAAACCTTGATAtacagatgggcccaacctggtttgatgaCGAATTCCATGTGCTAGACATATCCACCACCTACAacctgttgttgggacgaccatggatataCGCAGTTGGGGCAGTCGCTTCTACTCTGCATCAG TCCAACTTGGAGGAAACTGAGGCAGTTAACTCAGGGGATTctgaaacagtcaaagaaactcgcattaGCATTCATCTGTCGCCGTCAGAGAAGGAGGAGTATGTCAGGTTTCTAAGGGAATacgaggatatttttgcatggtcttacGACGACATGACTgggttaagcacatccatagtagctcacaagctacctaccaaccCCATGTGTcagccggtaaagcagaagcttagTAAATTCAAGCCAtacatgagtttgaagataaaggAGGAGGttattaagaaaatcaaagacaAG TTGAACCatgcaaaatgtgccttcgaaGTCCCTGCTGGGAAGATGCTGGGTTTCATTGTCAGCCGCCGTGGTAtggagctagacccatcaaaaatcaaagctgtTCAGGACTTgccactgccaaagaacaagaagggtgtgatgagtttcttgggacacCTCAATTATATTAGCCGTTTTATAGCACAATCAACGGTGATATGTGAGccgatcttcaagatgctgaggaaagacgCCGCGAAAAACTGGACTGAAGAATGTGAGAAAGCTTTCagcaaaatcaaggagtacttgtctcAACTGCCCGTGTTGGTCCCACcggagccaggaagacctctgttGCTGTATTTTTCCATGTTGGATGGAGCCTTTGGTTGC gtggtcaaagggcaagcattggccgACCACTTGGCGGAGAACCCCGTAGATGGAGAATACAAACCATTGAAGACGTATTTCCCCGACGAGGAAGTGTCATTAGTAGGTAAGGATTTTGCGGAAACATACGActgttggagaatgtttttcgacggagcagcaaacttcaagggAGTAGCCATTGGGGTTATCTTGGTATCAGAAAATggtcaacattatctg GGCATTGATGTCATCGGGCTAATTAAACCCGCTGATTCAAATGGACACAAGTTCATTTTGGTGGCtatagattacttcacaaaattgGTTGAAGTCGCTTCCAATAAGGCCGTGACTAAGAAGGTTGTAGCGGATTTCGTCCGAGATCGTATTGTATGTCGATTTGGAGTACCTGAttcaatcattactgacaatgccgccaatctcaacaatgATCTAAAGAAAGCtctgtgtgaaacattcaagatcaagcatcagAATTTTACAACATACAGGCAGCAGATGAATGGAGTcttagaagccgccaacaagaacatcaagaagatattgaggaagatgggCGACAactacaaacaatggcatgagaagctaccatTTTCTTTGCTCGGGTACCACACCACAGTTCGTacgtcaactggggcaaccccctatctACTGGTCTATGGTACTGAAGTCGTTATTTCCGCCGAAGTGGATATtccttccttaagaatcatacaagaagccgagctCAGCGACGCAGAATGA